The Gaiellales bacterium genome window below encodes:
- a CDS encoding DUF1028 domain-containing protein has translation MTLSLVGCCGRTGMLGAIVASSSPAVASRCARARARVGAACSQNITDPSLGPALLDRIAAGASAADALAAVTAATPLAAYRQLTVVDAFGRAAAFSGECTLGRHGDFTAAGCAAAGNLLADDSVPAAMAEAFAADPDADLGDRLVAALTAGRDAGGEAGPVHSAGMLVCDAVTWPVTDLRVDWTEADPVAALADLWARWQPLAAVYVARALDPASAPSYGVPGDE, from the coding sequence GTGACGCTCTCGCTGGTGGGCTGCTGCGGGCGCACCGGCATGCTGGGCGCGATCGTGGCGTCATCCAGCCCCGCGGTCGCCTCCCGCTGCGCCCGGGCACGGGCCCGCGTCGGCGCCGCGTGCTCGCAGAACATCACCGACCCGTCGCTCGGCCCGGCCCTGCTCGACCGGATCGCGGCGGGCGCCTCGGCGGCCGATGCGCTGGCGGCCGTCACGGCGGCGACCCCGCTCGCCGCCTACCGTCAGCTGACGGTCGTCGACGCGTTCGGCCGCGCTGCGGCCTTCTCCGGCGAGTGCACGCTCGGCCGCCACGGCGACTTCACCGCGGCCGGCTGCGCTGCGGCGGGCAACCTGCTCGCCGACGACTCCGTGCCCGCGGCGATGGCCGAGGCCTTTGCGGCCGATCCGGACGCGGACCTGGGCGACCGCCTGGTGGCCGCGCTCACGGCCGGGCGTGACGCCGGCGGCGAGGCGGGGCCGGTGCATTCGGCCGGGATGCTCGTGTGCGACGCCGTCACATGGCCGGTCACCGATCTACGCGTCGACTGGACCGAGGCCGACCCGGTCGCCGCGCTGGCCGACCTGTGGGCGCGGTGGCAGCCGCTGGCCGCCGTCTACGTCGCCCGCGCGCTCGACCCCGCGAGCGCGCCGAGCTACGGGGTGCCCGGTGACGAGTGA
- a CDS encoding sigma-70 family RNA polymerase sigma factor — protein sequence MEGSSLTATPAFGELEQHRRELTAYCYRMLGSPFEAEDAVQDTLIRAWRSIDRFEGRSALRSWLYRIATNVCLDMLNSRERRARPMDLGPSVEPVVSNLNTLPEVTWIEPIPQGAISDGDPAEVAESRETIRLAFVAALQHLPPRQRAALILCEVLRWKAAEVAELLDTSVASVNSALQRARATLDQTDVVSAAPAQPLSDADRDLLARYVEAFQAYDIEKLTALIHEDAIQSMPPYDMWLRGRDDIFKWWLGPGIGCSGSRVIPTMAANGSPAFGQYKPSETGSGFDPWALQVVEIENGGIAELTFFLSTETIFPLFGLPPRLES from the coding sequence GTGGAGGGATCGTCGCTCACTGCCACGCCTGCGTTCGGTGAGCTCGAGCAGCACCGGCGCGAGCTGACCGCCTACTGCTACCGCATGCTCGGCTCGCCGTTCGAGGCCGAGGACGCCGTGCAGGACACGCTGATCCGGGCCTGGCGCAGCATCGACCGGTTCGAGGGCCGCTCGGCGCTTCGGTCGTGGCTCTACCGGATCGCCACCAATGTCTGCCTCGACATGCTCAACAGCCGCGAGCGTCGCGCCCGGCCGATGGACCTGGGCCCCTCCGTCGAGCCCGTCGTGTCGAACCTGAACACGCTGCCCGAGGTGACGTGGATCGAGCCGATCCCGCAGGGCGCCATCTCCGACGGCGACCCGGCCGAGGTGGCCGAGTCGCGCGAGACGATCCGGCTCGCCTTCGTCGCGGCGCTCCAGCACCTGCCGCCGCGCCAGCGGGCCGCCCTGATCCTGTGCGAGGTGCTGCGCTGGAAGGCCGCCGAGGTGGCCGAGCTGCTCGACACGAGCGTGGCCTCGGTGAACAGCGCCCTCCAGCGGGCGCGCGCGACCCTCGACCAGACCGACGTCGTGTCCGCCGCTCCGGCCCAGCCGCTGAGCGATGCCGACCGAGACCTGCTGGCCCGCTACGTGGAGGCGTTCCAGGCGTACGACATCGAGAAGCTGACGGCGCTGATCCACGAGGACGCGATCCAGTCGATGCCGCCCTACGACATGTGGCTGCGCGGCCGGGACGACATCTTCAAGTGGTGGCTCGGCCCCGGGATCGGCTGCTCCGGCTCGCGCGTCATCCCCACGATGGCGGCGAACGGCTCGCCGGCGTTCGGGCAGTACAAGCCGAGCGAGACCGGCAGCGGCTTCGACCCGTGGGCGCTCCAGGTCGTCGAGATCGAGAACGGCGGCATCGCCGAGCTCACGTTCTTCCTCAGCACCGAGACGATCTTCCCGCTCTTCGGGCTCCCGCCGCGGCTCGAGAGCTAA
- a CDS encoding STAS domain-containing protein translates to MGVPRSKPVTFAIGGPITRADLTGLCDRVCDLLAGADTDTVLCDVRGVATDVVTVDALARLQLAARRRGCRVVLQHASDDLRRLVHFMGLADVLVEEP, encoded by the coding sequence ATGGGAGTCCCTCGCTCCAAGCCGGTCACCTTCGCGATCGGCGGACCGATCACCCGCGCCGACCTGACCGGGCTGTGCGACCGCGTCTGCGACCTGCTCGCGGGCGCCGACACCGACACGGTCCTCTGCGACGTCCGCGGCGTGGCGACGGACGTCGTCACGGTCGACGCGCTGGCCCGGCTGCAGCTGGCCGCCCGCCGCCGCGGCTGCCGGGTCGTGCTGCAGCACGCGTCGGACGACCTGCGCCGGCTGGTGCACTTCATGGGCCTCGCCGACGTGCTGGTGGAAGAGCCTTAG
- a CDS encoding aldo/keto reductase, which produces MRPRCGTTASGEPAWPGPDASRVGLGCMRLSTDPDRSEARALETIAAALDAGITVFDTARAYGLDAADLGHNERLLVRALRACGAADRAHIVTKGGMTRPEGAWVADGRARAVRADCEASLAALDGVPIACYLLHAPDPRTPWRTSLRALARLADEGLVRRVGVANVSRDQLDEALALAPIAAVSVALGPLDDRALRGGVVERCAEAGIAVIAHAPLGGPRRAPALARRTELAAVGGARGLTAAEVALAWLLDLSPLVVPIPGARRPETARSAARAASVILGDDERERLARAFGTVRRAPRRKAAGGGEAVIVMGIPGAGKTRLAREYAERGYERLNRDERGGSLKALATALDERLAAGARRVVLDNTYLTRAARSHVVDAAARHGLEVRCVWLRTPLAQAQVNMVERLLERFGALPTPAELRAAARKEPWLLAPTGQMRTVRELEPPALDEGFAAVEEIDFARVASAVRPGGVLVAAAALERPAWRGAITAVDPAAPHLVFDWAPDGGSAAEEAADVLQTAVQGPVEHAACPHPGGPPRCWCRPPLPGLALAFCRAHTLDPARSTVVGTAPAHRTLAAALGARHVDVR; this is translated from the coding sequence ATACGACCGCGGTGCGGTACGACGGCTAGCGGCGAGCCCGCGTGGCCGGGCCCGGACGCCTCGCGCGTCGGCCTGGGTTGCATGCGGCTCTCGACCGACCCGGATCGCTCCGAGGCCCGCGCGCTCGAGACGATCGCGGCCGCGCTCGACGCCGGGATCACGGTGTTCGACACCGCCCGGGCGTACGGGCTCGACGCCGCCGACCTCGGGCACAACGAGCGCCTGCTCGTCCGCGCCCTGCGCGCCTGCGGGGCGGCCGACCGGGCGCACATCGTCACCAAGGGCGGGATGACGCGGCCGGAAGGTGCCTGGGTCGCGGACGGCCGGGCCAGGGCGGTCAGGGCCGACTGCGAGGCCAGCCTGGCCGCCCTGGACGGCGTCCCGATCGCCTGCTACCTGCTCCACGCGCCCGACCCGCGCACGCCGTGGCGAACGTCGCTTCGGGCGCTCGCCCGGCTCGCCGACGAGGGGCTCGTGCGCCGCGTCGGCGTCGCGAACGTGAGCCGCGACCAGCTGGACGAGGCGCTCGCGCTCGCGCCGATCGCGGCCGTCTCGGTCGCGCTCGGCCCGCTCGACGACCGGGCGCTGCGCGGCGGGGTGGTGGAGCGCTGCGCCGAGGCCGGCATCGCCGTGATCGCCCATGCGCCGCTGGGCGGCCCCCGCCGCGCGCCGGCGCTGGCCCGCCGGACCGAGCTGGCCGCGGTCGGCGGGGCGCGCGGCCTGACCGCGGCCGAGGTGGCGCTGGCCTGGCTGCTCGACCTCTCGCCGCTCGTTGTGCCGATCCCGGGCGCCCGCCGGCCGGAGACGGCGCGCTCCGCGGCCCGGGCGGCCTCGGTCATCCTCGGCGATGACGAGCGGGAGCGCCTGGCCCGGGCGTTTGGGACGGTCCGGCGGGCACCGCGCCGCAAAGCAGCAGGCGGCGGGGAGGCGGTGATCGTCATGGGCATCCCCGGCGCGGGCAAGACCCGCCTCGCGCGTGAGTACGCCGAGCGCGGCTACGAGCGCCTGAACCGGGACGAGCGCGGCGGGTCGCTGAAAGCGCTTGCGACGGCCCTCGACGAGCGCCTGGCGGCGGGCGCCCGCCGGGTCGTCCTCGACAACACCTACCTGACCCGGGCGGCGCGCAGCCACGTCGTCGACGCCGCCGCCCGCCACGGCCTCGAGGTGCGCTGTGTCTGGCTGCGGACGCCGCTCGCCCAGGCCCAGGTGAACATGGTGGAGCGGCTGCTCGAGCGCTTCGGGGCGCTGCCGACGCCCGCCGAGCTGCGGGCGGCGGCTCGCAAGGAGCCATGGCTGCTCGCGCCGACGGGGCAGATGCGGACCGTGCGAGAGCTGGAGCCGCCGGCGCTCGACGAGGGCTTCGCGGCCGTCGAGGAGATCGACTTCGCGCGGGTGGCGTCAGCTGTCCGGCCCGGCGGCGTCCTCGTGGCGGCGGCCGCCCTCGAGCGCCCGGCGTGGCGCGGGGCGATCACGGCGGTTGACCCGGCGGCGCCCCACCTCGTCTTCGACTGGGCGCCGGATGGCGGGTCGGCCGCAGAGGAAGCCGCGGACGTTCTCCAAACTGCCGTGCAAGGGCCGGTCGAGCACGCCGCCTGCCCGCATCCCGGCGGCCCGCCGCGGTGCTGGTGCCGGCCGCCGCTGCCCGGCCTCGCGCTTGCGTTCTGCCGGGCGCACACGCTCGATCCGGCTCGCTCGACCGTGGTCGGGACAGCCCCCGCGCACCGGACGCTCGCGGCTGCGCTCGGCGCCCGCCACGTCGACGTGCGATGA
- a CDS encoding glycoside hydrolase family 15 protein, translating into MSAYLPIAEHGVIGDLHSVALVGTDGTIDWFCCPRFDSPSVFASILDAEKGGFWRIAPVNGGHTVRQLYFPDTNVLITRFMTPDGVGEVHDFMPIHRDPRHPRRLVRQVVAVRGEMRFRLECRPRFDYARRPHGVELYEGGAVFNTSALSLTLATNVPLERDGDDVTAHFDLANGASATFLLQPNTRGQKLKPISEAAAAESFERTVRFWRGWLSHSVYKGRWREMVNRSALTLKLLTYRPTGAIVAAPTTSLPEHIGGERNWDYRYTWVRDAAFSLYALLRLGFTEEAEAFITWLTDRFGETSYGEGGPLQIMYGIDGRAELPEDVLGHLEGYAGSAPVRIGNGAASQLQLDIYGELIDSIYLYNKYGDPISYDSWVELRKIVEWLCDNWDQADEGIWETRGGRQHFTYSRLMSWVAIERAVRMGRYRGLPGDLVKWLDVRDQITEQVMTRGWNEKRGAFVQHYGSDVLDASLLLMPLTKFIAPKDPRWLRTLDAIGRELVADSLVYRYNAKASPDGLQGDEGTFSICTFWYVEALARAGRVDEARLAFEKMLTYANHLGLYSEEIGPSGEALGNFPQAFTHLSLISAAVNLDRQLG; encoded by the coding sequence ATGAGCGCCTACCTGCCCATCGCCGAGCACGGCGTGATCGGTGACCTGCACAGCGTCGCGCTCGTCGGCACCGACGGCACGATCGACTGGTTCTGCTGCCCGCGCTTCGACTCGCCCAGCGTGTTCGCGTCGATCCTCGACGCCGAGAAGGGCGGCTTCTGGCGGATCGCGCCGGTGAACGGCGGCCACACGGTGCGCCAGCTCTACTTCCCCGACACGAACGTCCTCATCACCCGCTTCATGACGCCCGACGGCGTCGGCGAGGTGCACGACTTCATGCCGATCCACCGCGACCCGCGTCATCCCCGCCGGCTGGTGCGCCAGGTGGTGGCGGTGCGGGGCGAGATGCGCTTCCGGCTCGAGTGCCGGCCGCGCTTCGACTACGCCCGCCGGCCGCACGGGGTCGAGCTCTACGAGGGCGGCGCCGTGTTCAACACCTCCGCCCTCTCGCTGACCCTGGCGACGAACGTGCCGCTCGAGCGCGACGGCGACGACGTCACCGCCCACTTCGACCTCGCCAACGGGGCCAGCGCCACCTTCCTCCTCCAGCCGAACACGCGCGGCCAGAAGCTGAAGCCGATCAGCGAGGCCGCGGCGGCCGAGTCGTTCGAGCGGACGGTGCGCTTCTGGCGGGGCTGGCTCTCCCACTCCGTCTACAAGGGCCGCTGGCGGGAGATGGTGAACCGCTCCGCCCTGACGCTCAAACTGCTCACCTACCGGCCCACCGGCGCCATCGTCGCCGCGCCGACCACGAGTCTGCCGGAGCACATCGGGGGCGAGCGCAACTGGGACTACCGCTACACCTGGGTGCGCGACGCGGCGTTCTCGCTCTATGCGCTCCTGCGGCTCGGGTTCACGGAGGAGGCGGAGGCGTTCATCACCTGGCTGACCGACCGCTTCGGCGAGACCTCCTACGGCGAGGGTGGGCCGCTCCAGATCATGTACGGGATCGACGGCCGCGCCGAGCTGCCGGAGGACGTGCTCGGCCACCTCGAGGGCTACGCCGGCTCGGCTCCGGTGCGGATCGGAAACGGCGCCGCAAGCCAGCTCCAGCTCGACATCTACGGCGAGCTGATCGACTCGATCTACCTCTACAACAAGTACGGCGATCCCATCTCGTACGACTCCTGGGTGGAGCTGCGCAAGATCGTCGAGTGGCTCTGCGACAACTGGGACCAGGCCGACGAGGGCATCTGGGAGACGCGCGGCGGCCGCCAGCACTTCACCTACTCGCGGCTCATGTCGTGGGTGGCGATCGAGCGGGCGGTGCGCATGGGCCGCTACCGCGGCCTGCCCGGCGACCTGGTGAAGTGGCTCGACGTGCGCGACCAGATCACGGAGCAGGTGATGACCCGCGGCTGGAACGAGAAGCGCGGCGCGTTCGTGCAGCACTACGGCTCGGACGTGCTGGACGCGTCGCTGCTCCTGATGCCGCTCACGAAGTTCATCGCCCCGAAGGACCCGCGCTGGCTGCGCACGCTCGACGCGATCGGCCGCGAGCTCGTCGCCGACAGCCTGGTCTACCGCTACAACGCGAAGGCGTCGCCCGACGGCCTCCAGGGCGACGAGGGCACGTTCTCGATCTGCACGTTCTGGTACGTCGAGGCGCTCGCCCGCGCCGGCCGCGTCGACGAGGCCCGGCTCGCCTTCGAGAAGATGCTCACCTACGCGAACCACCTCGGCCTCTACTCCGAGGAGATCGGCCCCTCCGGCGAGGCGCTCGGGAACTTCCCGCAGGCCTTCACGCACCTCTCGCTGATCAGCGCGGCCGTGAACCTCGACCGCCAGCTGGGCTAG
- a CDS encoding LysE family translocator, which produces MSSPGQLLAFMALSFLIIVIPGPSVLFVIGRALAYGRRTALASALGNELGMLVLATLVAVGVGPVVQRSEPVVTLIRLVGAVYLIYLGVRAWRERARLAISEAELQPQDPWHAIRDGFVVGVANPKAILFFTAILPGFVDPGRGHVTLQLFLLGVIFALIALASDSVWGLAASQARQWFGRSPRRLAMVGGSGGLALIGLGVGIVVTGRRH; this is translated from the coding sequence GTGAGCTCGCCCGGTCAGCTGCTGGCCTTCATGGCCCTGTCGTTCCTGATCATCGTGATCCCGGGGCCGAGCGTGCTCTTCGTGATCGGCCGGGCGCTGGCCTACGGGCGGCGGACGGCGCTCGCATCGGCGCTCGGGAACGAGCTAGGGATGCTCGTGCTGGCGACGCTGGTCGCGGTCGGCGTCGGCCCGGTGGTGCAGCGGTCGGAGCCGGTCGTGACGCTCATCCGCCTCGTCGGCGCGGTCTACCTGATCTACCTCGGCGTCCGGGCCTGGCGGGAGCGGGCCCGGCTGGCGATCTCCGAGGCGGAGCTCCAGCCGCAGGATCCGTGGCACGCGATCCGCGACGGCTTCGTCGTCGGTGTCGCCAACCCGAAGGCGATCCTCTTCTTCACGGCCATCCTGCCCGGCTTCGTCGATCCCGGCCGCGGCCACGTCACGCTGCAGCTCTTCCTGCTCGGCGTGATCTTCGCGCTGATCGCGCTCGCCTCCGACTCCGTCTGGGGCCTGGCCGCAAGCCAGGCGCGGCAGTGGTTCGGGCGCTCGCCGCGGCGGCTCGCCATGGTCGGCGGCTCGGGCGGCCTGGCGCTGATCGGGCTCGGCGTCGGCATCGTCGTCACTGGGCGGCGGCACTGA
- a CDS encoding TetR/AcrR family transcriptional regulator, with protein sequence MPSQSAPGPIWTRPESAGRGARIRRDDIARAALAVADRDGFAAVSMRRLARELGVGTMSLYHYLRTRDDLLELMDDSVMGELLVPAEALPEGWREALTAIARRTRDAWARHPWAIDSLRGERFGPNAMAHVEQSLAAVAPMRLTPVQRLEVIGIVDDYVMGCCISMSAGRSTLYEDDGGAAAYEAILDHVEDRLEHGDFPQTRALVGDGDIRANWEQLAAETMERDRFEIGLARLLDGIELAYVRETLDS encoded by the coding sequence ATGCCCTCCCAGAGCGCACCAGGGCCGATCTGGACGAGACCCGAGTCCGCCGGGCGCGGGGCCAGGATCCGACGTGACGACATCGCGCGGGCCGCGCTGGCCGTCGCAGATCGCGACGGCTTTGCCGCCGTCTCGATGCGCCGGCTCGCCCGCGAGCTGGGTGTCGGCACGATGTCGCTCTACCACTACCTGCGCACGAGGGACGACCTGCTCGAGCTGATGGACGACTCCGTCATGGGCGAGCTCCTGGTGCCTGCGGAGGCGCTTCCGGAGGGCTGGCGCGAGGCGCTCACGGCCATCGCCCGCCGCACCCGCGATGCGTGGGCCCGGCATCCCTGGGCGATCGACTCCCTGCGCGGCGAGCGCTTCGGCCCGAACGCGATGGCGCACGTGGAGCAGTCGCTCGCCGCCGTGGCGCCGATGCGGCTAACACCGGTGCAGCGTCTCGAGGTGATCGGCATCGTCGACGATTACGTCATGGGATGTTGCATCAGCATGAGCGCCGGCCGCTCGACGCTCTACGAGGACGACGGCGGCGCCGCGGCCTACGAGGCGATCCTCGACCACGTCGAAGACCGGCTCGAGCACGGCGATTTCCCGCAGACACGGGCGTTGGTGGGGGATGGCGACATCCGCGCGAACTGGGAACAGCTGGCCGCAGAGACGATGGAACGCGATCGCTTCGAGATCGGTCTCGCCCGCCTGCTCGACGGAATCGAGCTCGCCTACGTGCGCGAAACGCTCGATTCGTAG
- a CDS encoding aminotransferase class IV, whose protein sequence is MSDANALWERGAAFVDGEFCPIDEARISVVDLGVTRGDCTYDVVHVWDGRFFRLDAHLDRFTANMRRLRLDPGVDRAAIEDVLHGCVRRAGLRSAYVSMTCTRGRLPQGSRDLRTAKNSFYGYAVPFVWIATPEQQTTTGVGLWISDIPRIPPDSVDPLVKNSHWLDMDMALFAAYEHDVQLVVLRDREGGVTEGPGFNVFALVDGAWRTPAAGTLHGITRRTAIELMREAGAPVEEGALPADDVRRADEVFVTSTAGGVIPVTAVDGSPVGTGAPGARTLDLRERYWARHADPAYTTAVRYDG, encoded by the coding sequence GTGAGCGATGCAAACGCGCTCTGGGAGCGGGGTGCGGCGTTCGTCGACGGCGAGTTCTGCCCGATCGACGAGGCGCGTATCTCGGTGGTCGACCTCGGCGTTACGCGAGGTGACTGCACGTACGACGTCGTGCACGTCTGGGACGGCCGCTTCTTCCGCCTCGACGCGCATCTCGACCGCTTCACGGCGAACATGCGCCGTCTGCGGCTCGATCCGGGCGTCGACCGGGCGGCGATCGAGGACGTCCTGCACGGGTGTGTGCGCCGCGCGGGCCTGCGATCGGCCTACGTGTCGATGACCTGCACGCGCGGGCGCCTGCCCCAGGGCAGCCGCGACCTGCGCACGGCCAAGAACAGCTTCTACGGCTACGCCGTCCCGTTCGTCTGGATCGCGACGCCCGAGCAGCAGACGACGACCGGCGTCGGCCTGTGGATCTCGGACATCCCCCGCATCCCGCCTGACAGCGTCGACCCGCTCGTCAAGAACTCTCACTGGCTCGACATGGACATGGCCCTGTTCGCCGCATACGAGCACGACGTCCAGCTCGTCGTCCTGCGCGACCGTGAGGGCGGCGTGACCGAGGGGCCGGGCTTCAACGTGTTCGCGCTCGTCGACGGCGCCTGGCGCACGCCCGCCGCCGGGACGCTCCACGGCATCACCCGGCGCACGGCGATCGAGCTCATGCGCGAGGCCGGCGCGCCGGTCGAGGAGGGGGCCCTTCCGGCTGACGATGTGCGCCGGGCCGACGAGGTGTTCGTCACCTCCACGGCCGGGGGCGTGATCCCCGTGACCGCCGTGGACGGGAGCCCGGTCGGGACGGGCGCGCCGGGCGCGCGCACGCTCGACCTGCGCGAGCGCTACTGGGCGCGCCACGCCGACCCGGCGTATACGACCGCGGTGCGGTACGACGGCTAG
- a CDS encoding primary-amine oxidase: MTSEAAPHPLDPLSAEEVAAAAGRALAAPGLSDRVRVVSVELREPDKADYLSWKGGGPLPPREAFCVLLDQVRRRGVEAVVPLGGGEVAITDLPEGVQPAIHIEEFVAVIDAVRADPRYLEALHRRGVDPADVHVEPWSSGTFEPGPARQARAISWVRRDDHGDNPYSRPLHGLTAVVDLDEMRVLRVDDVSPGTPVPSGEGGDYRGGGGDPYRDDLRPIEITQPQGPSFTLAGRHLAWQRWDMRVGFHPREGLVLHDIGYTDGGERRAICHRASIAELVIPYGDPGPTTHFKNVFDIGEYGLGPLTNSLELGCDCLGEIAYLDGVTNGWDGEPRTIRNAICIHEEDASLLWKHTDDHSGRVDRARSRRLVVSCIVTVGNYEYGFFWYFHQDASIEFEGKLTGILHTAGSVSAERSPHSLPLGDGIVTSHHQHFFCARLDVDIDGTANVACDVEAAADPWGPENPDGSAFRPVRLTYERESQAQRSVSPDTARRFRVENRARRNRIGDPVAYELVPGDNVRPMQQPDSQVRERARFLDHHVWVTPYRRDERYPAGEYPNQDAGGDGLPRWTAADRNLVDEDIVLWYVFGAHHFPRLEDWPVMPIARCGFQLRPVGFFDRNPALDVPPPSAGHACHHDG; encoded by the coding sequence GTGACGAGTGAGGCCGCGCCGCACCCGCTCGATCCCCTGAGCGCGGAGGAGGTCGCCGCGGCGGCCGGGCGGGCGCTGGCCGCACCGGGGCTGTCCGACCGGGTGCGGGTCGTGTCGGTGGAGCTGCGCGAGCCGGACAAGGCCGACTACCTGTCCTGGAAGGGCGGCGGCCCGCTGCCGCCCCGCGAGGCTTTCTGCGTGCTGCTCGACCAGGTGCGCCGCCGCGGCGTCGAGGCGGTCGTCCCGCTCGGCGGTGGCGAGGTGGCGATCACCGACCTGCCCGAGGGGGTGCAGCCGGCCATCCACATCGAGGAATTCGTCGCGGTCATCGACGCGGTCCGCGCCGACCCGCGCTATCTCGAGGCGCTGCACCGGCGCGGCGTCGATCCCGCCGACGTGCACGTCGAGCCGTGGTCGAGCGGGACGTTCGAGCCAGGTCCGGCCCGCCAGGCCCGCGCGATCTCGTGGGTGCGCCGGGACGACCACGGCGACAACCCGTACTCGCGGCCGCTGCACGGCCTGACCGCCGTCGTCGACCTCGACGAGATGCGCGTCCTCCGCGTCGACGACGTCTCGCCGGGCACGCCGGTGCCCTCGGGGGAGGGCGGCGACTACCGCGGCGGCGGCGGCGACCCTTACCGCGACGATCTGCGCCCGATCGAGATCACCCAACCGCAGGGACCGAGCTTCACACTGGCCGGGCGCCACTTGGCGTGGCAGAGGTGGGACATGCGGGTCGGATTCCACCCGCGCGAGGGGCTCGTGCTGCACGACATCGGCTACACGGACGGGGGCGAGCGCCGCGCGATCTGCCACCGGGCGTCGATCGCCGAGCTCGTCATCCCCTACGGCGACCCCGGCCCGACGACGCACTTCAAGAACGTGTTCGACATCGGCGAGTACGGCCTCGGGCCGCTCACGAACTCGCTCGAGCTCGGCTGCGACTGCCTCGGCGAGATCGCCTACCTCGACGGGGTGACGAACGGCTGGGACGGCGAGCCGCGCACGATCCGAAACGCGATCTGCATCCACGAGGAGGACGCCAGTCTGCTCTGGAAGCACACCGACGACCACTCCGGGCGGGTCGACCGGGCCCGGTCGCGGCGGCTGGTCGTCTCGTGCATCGTCACGGTCGGAAACTACGAGTACGGCTTCTTCTGGTACTTCCACCAGGACGCCTCGATCGAGTTCGAGGGCAAGCTCACCGGCATCCTGCACACGGCCGGCAGCGTCTCGGCCGAGCGCTCGCCCCACTCGCTGCCGCTGGGCGACGGCATCGTCACGAGCCACCACCAGCACTTCTTCTGCGCCCGGCTCGACGTCGACATCGACGGCACCGCGAACGTGGCCTGCGACGTCGAGGCCGCCGCCGATCCGTGGGGCCCGGAGAACCCGGACGGGAGCGCGTTCCGCCCGGTGCGCCTGACCTACGAGCGGGAGTCGCAGGCGCAGCGGTCGGTCTCGCCCGACACGGCCCGGCGCTTCCGCGTCGAGAACCGCGCCCGCCGGAACCGCATCGGCGACCCGGTCGCCTACGAACTCGTCCCGGGCGACAACGTGCGGCCGATGCAGCAGCCCGACTCGCAGGTGCGGGAGCGGGCCCGCTTCCTCGACCACCACGTATGGGTGACGCCGTACAGGCGCGACGAGCGCTATCCGGCCGGCGAGTACCCCAACCAGGATGCGGGCGGCGACGGGCTGCCGCGCTGGACGGCCGCCGACCGCAACCTCGTCGACGAGGACATCGTGCTCTGGTACGTGTTCGGCGCCCACCACTTCCCCCGGCTCGAGGACTGGCCGGTGATGCCGATCGCGCGGTGCGGGTTCCAGCTGCGGCCGGTCGGGTTCTTCGACCGCAATCCCGCCCTGGACGTGCCGCCGCCGTCGGCCGGGCATGCCTGCCACCACGACGGCTAG
- a CDS encoding class I SAM-dependent methyltransferase, translating to MDEQDEGRFGSAGQASEWDARYSKHDAAMWSGRPNGRLVAEVTGLSPGTALDVGCGEGADAIWLAQQGWTVTAIDVSEVAVRRGREVAERLGVAVEWAAGDALRTPFAAGSFDLVSLQYPALPKAGGEGAVRELLAAVRPGGLVLAVYHDLDHEHREHMKARGNDPADYVGADDLAPLLEADFIVELHAVEPRIDPPPGTPHIADVVLRARRR from the coding sequence GTGGACGAGCAGGATGAGGGCCGGTTCGGCTCGGCGGGCCAGGCCTCCGAGTGGGACGCGCGCTACAGCAAGCACGACGCGGCGATGTGGAGCGGCCGGCCGAACGGCCGGCTCGTCGCCGAAGTCACGGGCCTCAGCCCCGGCACGGCGCTCGACGTCGGCTGCGGCGAGGGTGCCGACGCGATCTGGCTCGCGCAGCAGGGCTGGACCGTGACCGCGATCGACGTCTCCGAGGTGGCCGTCCGCCGTGGCCGAGAGGTCGCCGAACGGCTCGGTGTCGCCGTCGAGTGGGCCGCCGGCGACGCCCTGCGGACGCCGTTTGCGGCCGGGTCGTTCGATCTCGTGTCGCTGCAGTACCCGGCACTGCCGAAGGCGGGCGGCGAGGGCGCCGTGCGCGAGCTGCTCGCCGCGGTCCGGCCCGGCGGCCTCGTCCTCGCCGTCTACCACGACCTCGACCACGAGCACCGAGAGCACATGAAGGCGCGCGGCAACGACCCGGCCGACTACGTCGGCGCCGACGACCTCGCCCCGCTGCTCGAGGCGGACTTCATCGTCGAGCTGCACGCGGTCGAGCCGCGCATCGACCCGCCGCCGGGCACGCCGCACATCGCGGACGTGGTGCTGCGGGCTCGGCGGCGCTGA